A genomic segment from Streptomyces antibioticus encodes:
- a CDS encoding ankyrin repeat domain-containing protein: MTEAPDPEVVELATKIFDLARQGRTEDLVSYVDAGVPANLTNDRGDSLLMLAAYHGHADAVRALLARGAEADRINDRGQTPLAGAAFKGETEVTEVLLAAGADPEAGTPSAVDTARMFARTDLLELFDTR; the protein is encoded by the coding sequence ATGACAGAAGCCCCCGACCCCGAGGTCGTGGAGCTGGCGACCAAGATCTTCGATCTGGCCCGGCAGGGCCGGACCGAGGACCTCGTGAGCTACGTCGACGCGGGCGTTCCGGCCAATCTCACCAACGACCGCGGCGACTCGCTCCTGATGCTCGCCGCCTACCACGGTCACGCCGACGCGGTCCGGGCCCTGCTGGCCCGCGGTGCCGAGGCCGACCGGATCAACGACCGCGGCCAGACCCCGCTCGCCGGGGCCGCCTTCAAGGGCGAGACCGAGGTGACCGAGGTCCTGCTGGCGGCCGGAGCCGATCCGGAAGCCGGTACTCCGTCGGCCGTCGACACGGCCCGGATGTTCGCCAGGACCGATCTGCTCGAACTGTTCGACACTCGATGA